One window of Perca fluviatilis chromosome 12, GENO_Pfluv_1.0, whole genome shotgun sequence genomic DNA carries:
- the rpl8 gene encoding 60S ribosomal protein L8: protein MGRVIRGQRKGAGSVFKAHVKHRKGAAKLRHIDFAERHGYIKGIVKDIIHDPGRGAPLAKVAFRDPYRFKKRTELFIAAEGIHTGQFIYCGKKAQLNIGNVLPVGTMPEGTIICCVEEKPGDRGKLARASGNYATVISHNPETKKSRVKLPSGSKKVIASANRAVVGVVAGGGRIDKPILKAGRAYHKYKAKRNCWPRVRGVAMNPVEHPFGGGNHQHIGKPSTIRRDAPAGRKVGLIAARRTGRLRGTKTVQEKEN, encoded by the exons ATGGGACGTGTAATCAGGGGACAGAGAAAAGGTGCGGGCTCCGTGTTCAAAGCCCACGTCAAGCACAGAAAAGGTGCCGCTAAACTCCGTCACATTGACTTCGCTGAACGCCATGGTTACATCAAGGGGATTGTGAAG GATATTATCCATGATCCCGGCCGTGGTGCTCCCCTGGCCAAAGTGGCCTTCCGTGACCCATACCGCTTCAAGAAGAGGACTGAGCTCTTCATCGCTGCTGAGGGCATCCATACTGGACAGTTCATCTACTGCGGCAAGAAGG CTCAGCTGAACATCGGCAATGTCCTGCCCGTTGGCACAATGCCCGAGGGAACCATCATCTGCTGCGTGGAAGAGAAGCCCGGTGACAGAGGCAAGCTGGCCCGCGCGTCAGGAAACTACGCCACCGTCATCTCCCACAACCCTGAGACCAAGAAGTCCCGCGTCAAGCTCCCCTCAGGCTCCAAGAAAGTTATCGCCTCTGCCAACAGAGCTGTTGTCG gtgTGGTTGCTGGAGGTGGTCGTATTGACAAGCCCATCCTGAAGGCTGGTCGTGCCTACCACAAGTACAAGGCCAAGAGGAACTGCTGGCCACGTGTCCGTGGTGTGGCTATGAAC CCCGTTGAGCATCCCTTCGGTGGTGGTAACCATCAGCATATTGGCAAACCCTCAACGATCAGGAGGGATGCGCCCGCTGGTCGCAAGGTCGGTCTTATCGCTGCCCGTCGTACAGGCAGACTGCGTGGAACAAAGACCGTGCAAGAGAAGGAGAACTAA